Within Parus major isolate Abel unplaced genomic scaffold, Parus_major1.1 Scaffold449, whole genome shotgun sequence, the genomic segment NNNNNNNNNNNNNNNNNNNNNNNNNNNNNNNNNNNNNNNNNNNNNNNNNNNNNNNNNNNNNNNNNNNNNNNNNNNNNNNNNNNNNNNNNNNNNNNNNNNNNNNNNNNNNNNNNNNNNNNNNNNNNNNNNNNNNNNNNNNNNNNNNNNNNNNNNNNNNNNNNNNNNNNNNNNNNNNNNNNNNNNNNNNNNNNNNNNNNNNNNNNNNNNNNNNNNNNNNNNNNNNNNNNNNNNNNNNNNNNNNNNNNNNNNNNNNNNNNNNNNNNNNNNNNNNNNNNNNNNNNNNNNNNNNNNNNNNNNNNNNNNNNNNNNNNNNNNNNNNNNNNNNNNNNNNNNNNNNNNNNNNNNNNNNNNNNNNNNNttttttttttttaaatccattgGAATTTctattcaggttttttttttttgttttttttagaaaaattccCCGaattcaggttattttttttttaaaaacaaaaaaattaaccaaaccaaaaaaagcccccCAAAAATCTGGAAAAGATCTGGGAATGTCATCACCAAATCTCATTTCCCTCCTTGATTAAAAGAGATGGAAttcccctcccaaaaaaaaatcccaccctcCCTTTCCCAAAGGATAACACCGGGAAATAgcaaaagaataattaaaaaagaaacaaacaaaataaaaaaaaaaaaaaggaaaataaaaggaaaatgaaatgaaaaaaattccaaatcaAAAGACCTACAGACATGCTACGCCTTAAAAATGGAGTTAACACTATTGGGAacggggctgggggctgctgggaTGGGCTTTGGAAGGGAAGCAGGATCCATCTgcattcccaatcccaatcccaatcccgatcccgatccccAGCCCGGCCATCCCGGCGAGTCCTTCACGGAAGGGGCTTTgagacccctccccagcccccaaTTCCCACCCGATCCCAAAGTTTCCGTATCCCCCTCgattctccctccctcccaccctcacCCCATTCTCTCCCCGATGGAATCTGCAATTCCACGGGGTTCTGCTGGGAATCGGGAATTCCATGGGATTCTGCTGGGAATCGGGAATTCCATGGGATTCTGCTTGGAATCTGGACACggcagggagcagagaagcacagaaagcgggctggggctgggggggctctTCCAAGGGCACCTCCAAACCCCCTCCTTTGCTCACAACCCCACAAAAAAGTTCGGATCgtcttcccaaaaaaaaaaaaaaccaacacccGGAAGGCGGCCGGGATTAGTTCTTGTCCTCCTTCTTGTCATCGTCCTCCGAGGGGTACGAGTGCCACGTCAGGCGCTCCTCGTAGAACGAGATCACCACCTGCGGACACTTGATGTTGGCCTCCTTGGCCGGCACCAGGTCGGCCTCGTCCGAGTtcttcctgcagggagaggggaaaggagggatcAGGGAGCGGGAGAATGGAATTGCTGAGGGGTTCTGGGTGTTCCAGGGAATCCAAACCCTGACCCTGATCCCTAATCCTGACCCTGATCCCGACCCTGGTCCTTGGCCGGCACCAGGTCGGCCTCGTCCGAGTtcttcctgcagggagaggggaaaggagggatcAGGGAGCGGGAGAATGGAATTGCTGAGGGGTTCTGGATGTTCCAGGGATCCCTGACACTGAACCTAAACCCAAACCCTGATCCTGACCCTGATCCTTGGCCGGCACCAGGCCGGCCTTGTCCGAGTTCTTCCtgcagggggaggagagggaatcagggagagggaaaaggagggatCAGGGAGCAGGAGAATGGAATTCCTGAGGAATTCTGGATGTTCCAGGGATCCCTGACCATTCCCTGGGATCTGAGCCTGATGTCCCCTCCTGGTGGGAACCTCAGAAGGTTCCTCCTGATccctcttttctccaggatCAGCATTCCcggctccctcagcctctccaggagctccaaacccttccctggCCACGCTCCAtcctctccatctcctccctggAGTCCTGATCCCACCCAATCCCCGATCCCACGGATCCCACGGAACGATCCAGGGAACGATGCAATGGAATGATCCTGGGAATGCTCCTGGGAATGAGGGAAGAGCTGCCAGCCCCCCCAGGCCCTCACCACTTCATCAGGAACATCAGCTCCCCGCTGGAATCCGTGGCTCCGATGATTCGCTCCGGCTCGAAGCCTCGGGCGAAGCCTCGCGGTTTCTCCgactgggaaaagggaggaaattcCAGGGGTGAATTCCCGGAGCGCCGTTCCTCTCctccagggaggagcaggatggaattgcagggatgtggggatgatcccagggctgggaaggatcagctggggaagggaaggagccagggagaaactgggaaagggatggagggacaggagacAGGGAACTGGTTCCGCTGGGAATGGACTGGGAACGGAATGGGAACAGACTGGGATTTTCCAGGATattctttccctgctctgctgaaattCCTTGGGAACACCAGGATTTTCCCACCCAggattttctctccctgccctNNNNNNNNNNNNNNNNNNNNNNNNNNNNNNNNNNNNNNNNNNNNNNNNNNNNNNNNNNNNNNNNNNNNNNNNNNNNNNNNNNNNNNNNNNNNNNNNNNNNNNNNNNNNNNNNNNNNNNNNNNNNNNNNNNNNNNNNNNNNNNNNNNNNNNNNNNNNNNNNNNNNNNNNNNNNNNNNNNNNNNNNNNNNNNNNNNNNNNNNNNNNNNNNNNNNNNNNNNNNNNNNNNNNNNNNNNNNNNNNNNNNNNNNNNNNNNNNNNNNNNNNNNNNNNNNNNNNNNNNNNNNNNNNNNNNNNNNNNNNNNNNNNNNNNNNNNNNNNNNNNNNNNNNNNNNNNNNNNNNNNNNNNNNNNNNNNNNNNNNNNNNNNNNNNNNNNNNNNNNNNNNNNNNNNNNNNNNNNNNNNNNNNNNNNNNNNNNNNNNNNNNNNNNNNNNNNNNN encodes:
- the LOC107199135 gene encoding chromobox protein homolog 1 codes for the protein MGKKQNKKKVEEVLEEEEEEYVVEKVLDRRVVKGKVEYLLKWKGFSEERKSWFPALGSSPHPCNSILLLPGGEERRSGNSPLEFPPFSQSEKPRGFARGFEPERIIGATDSSGELMFLMKWKNSDEADLVPAKEANIKCPQVVISFYEERLTWHSYPSEDDDKKEDKN